The sequence TTGAGTCACCTGAGAAAGAGGACAATATCCTTATTCCCATTTCATCGAAGTAGGACTTAATGACCCAGAGGTCTCCATCTATGTTGTACTCACCTATGAGATTGACATCATAGGGGGTTGTTTCAAGTGGCTCTCTGGTACCCACAAGATTATCGAACAGTGTGTGGTTTGCAACGTGATGTCCCTTGGACTGTGTTGGACCTGAGAAACCAGGGGCGTTAAAGGCAACAACATCCTTACCCAGTTCTTCAGAGAGTTCTTTGGCCACTGCATCCATATCATCACCTATGAGGCCAACGGTACATGTTGAGTAGGTGTAAATTGCATTTGCTTCTGGGAATTCCTTTGCAGTTTCAAGAATGGTTTGTCTTAACTTTTTCATTCCACCAAATACAACGTCTGATTCCGTGAGATTCGTTCCAACTATGTACTTGAGGTTGAAATTTTCTATTGGAAATTTGCTTCCATCTGGCATATCCTGACTGGTTGGATACCTCTTACTTCCGTATCCATAGAATGTGCAACCCACAGGTGAATGAACAACATGAGCAACATCTTTTATAGCTCCAGTTATAACACCTTTAACACCCGCAAATGCACAACCCCTTTCAGTCATGCACCCTGGAACTGTCTTGGTATTGCAGGCAGGAATATCTTCCGTAGGGTCTGCATTATCCTTAACGTAAGTGTGTTTTTTTCTTTCAGGAATATCCTTATCCACATCAAAAAGTTTGTAAGGCATTATAATTCTCCTTTTATCATTAAATTTTTTAAATTTTAAATTCATTTATTAAATGGCTTAATTTCTTTATTTAATCTCCTTTTTAAGTGAAAAACATGCTTTTAATAATTTAAAACCTCTTGAATGTTTTCATTCGTTGTTAACTAAATTCGTGAGATTAATGACTTAAATTAATTTGAAATGGGAGTATGAAGAATGGAGTGAATGGTTGAATTTTTAAACTCCCATTTCAAATGATTGTTTTTTGAAGTTTTCTTTGATTATTCAAAGTTCAGTAACGAAGTTCAATGATTTTTTTTATTCTCTTTAATTCAACTTGCAAATTTTTCTTTAAGCTATTGCACTTTCTCCTCTTTCATCAGTTCTAACCCTAACAGCATCCCTTATGGGACATACAAAGATTTTTCCATCCCCTATTTGTCCTGTGTGGTTAACCCTCATTATGACCTCAACAACTAGAGACGCATCCTCATCTGGAACAACCAGTGAGATCATCCGCTTTGGTATGTAACTCATGGATCCCTTTTCTTCCAGAAGTTCTGGCTCCTGAATATCAAAGGAAACCTCCCCTATTATGGCCCTCTGTTTTCCCCTTCCCATGACCCTGCGTGCAGTCATTGCAGGAAATCCCAGAGTTTCGAGAACATTTTTTGTTTGAGCCATTTTTTTAGGGCGTATTATGGCAATTATTTCTTTCATTTAATGCACCATTCCAATTTATAGGTTATAATCCCTCTGATCTTGTTCTTACTGTGTATGCAGATTCAACATCACTTACAAATATTTTTCCATCACCAAAATTCCCTGTAAATGCGGATTCATTGATCTTTTCTATTATTTCAGGTATCCCCTCATCCTCTGCAACCAGCATTAGAAGGACCTTGGGAAGTTCATCGTAGTATATCTTATCCAACTGGATACCCTTCTGTTTTCCACGGCCAATTACGTCCATTTTGGTGAGAGCAACATATCCTGACTCTGCAAGAGTTTCTACAACTTCATCTATTTTATCTGGTCTTAATATTGCACGTACCATCTTCATTTTTTAACTCCTGAATCTAAACTAATTTAAAAAATTTATAAGTTAGGTGTTAATCCACCAAACCATAATCAAGAACCAGTTCCTCAAGTTCGTCCATGGACATAGGCTTTGGAATAACGAATTTGTCGTTGTTGATGATCTTGGCTGCAAGTGTTTCATACTCATGAGCTTGGTTACACTCAGAATCAAATTCAACAACTGTTCGTTTGTTGAACTCTGCCTTCTGGACTATATTGTCCCTTGGAACGAAATGGATCATCTGGGTTCCTATACGTTTACAGAACTCCTTCATAAGCTCCACTTCTCCGTCCACGTTTCGGCTGTTACAGATTATTCCTCCAAGTCTCACACCACTCTGGTTTGCGTACTTCACCATACCTTTACAGAGGTTGTTTGCTGCGTAGAGCGCCATCATCTCTCCAGATGCCACAACGTAGATTTCTTCGGCTTTACCATCCCTGATTGGCATTGCGAATCCTCCGCAAACAACGTCCCCTAAAACATCAAAGAAAACGAAGTCGTTGTCATCGTAGACCTTCTGCTGTTCCATGATTGTGATGGCTGTGATCACACCACGACCAGCACATCCAACACCTGGTTCAGGACCTCCAGATTCAACACATTTTATCCCTTCAAAGCCTGTTGACATGATGTTGTCCAGATCCATACAGGCTTCTTCTCCTTCTTCCCTCAGGGTGTCCATCATGGTTGTCTGCATTTTTCCCCCGAGTATCATTCTTGTACTGTCTGCCTTTGGGTCGCAGCCGTGTATCATAACCTTCTTATTGTGAAAGTGTGCCATTGCTGATGCTGTGTTCTGGGTGGTTGTGGACTTTCCTATTCCACCCTTTCCATAAATTGCTATTTTTCTTACCATTTAAACCTCTCTTCCTTTTTTTAGTTAAATCGATTTTTAATGGATTTTTATCCTTTAATATCTTTTTTTAAATCGATTTTTTAATTTTTAATCTCCATCTTAGCTTACCTTGATTTTCACCTCAAATCTTATCGGAACAAGGTAACATACTTCCGACAACAATAGATGCGCTGAAGTGATATATAAATTTTGCGGCAGGCTTTTGAAAAATGTTCAGTGATTCTCAGAAAATGTTAAAACAAATTATATGAAATCAATGAAACGATATGATCATTAATGTAAGACGTATTTTTCATAGGGGATCATCACTACAAGAGATCAGCACTAGGATAAGTTTTTATCACAAGCAAATCCATTATATTTATCTTTTTTAAAAATTTATGAATGTGTTTTAATAAAGTCTGCAGTGCCCTTGATACTGCTACTTAAACCTTTGAATATTCGATTAGTATTTATCGAACAGGTAAGTGATAGATAACATATTAATTAGATCATTACGATTAAGTTAAGGGCCTATCTATATAGCGGAATATCCTTTAATAGAGATAGAAAGCTAATAAAAATAGAAATACGGGATAAACATGAAATTCGGAAGAAAAAATTTTAAGGGAAAGTTAATACTGATTCCTGCACTTGCAGCTTTTTTACTGGCATTGATACCCACAATAACCCACAACTGGCCTTTAAGCTGGGATATACTGTACCATGTGCAGTACGCAAAGATCTATGCCCAACAAGGATTTACACTAACAGACCCCCTATTGAATGCGCCCACAGGCCAGACCATAGGTTATCCTCCTCTTTTCCATCTGCTGCTTGCAGCACTTGGAACCGTTCTCAAGGTGGATTACTTCCAGATAGCCAGGTTCATGCAGCCCATCATTGCAATGTCAATAGTACTCTCGGTAAGTTACGTTGCCAAAAAGATCTACGGAGAAGTTGCAGGATTATCTGCAGGTTTTCTTCTCGTTTCAAGTTACATGTTAACCCGTTTAGTGCTTCCAATACCTGAAAACCTGGCCCTGATATTCCTGCCCCTTTCAGTTTACTTCTATTATATCTCAATAACTGAAAAAACATTGAAATATGCAGTTATATCCGGAATATTATTCATATTAGTATGTTTAAGTCATCAAGCAGCCATATTATGTTTAATACTTGTTATAATAGCATTCACTCTACTTGAAATAATATTGAGCCGCAAGATCACCGTTTTAAAGAATTTTGGAGCATTCCTCTCTGTGGGAATTATTTTAGGGATTATAGGTTTGATCATGCTTTTGATATTAAAACCAGAACTTTTAAACAGTATCATACAAAATGGAACACAGGCAATTGGTTTTGGAACAAAACTCAATTACAACAAAACTTTCAGCGGCATAGGCTATTTGAGCCATCTTGGAGCTTTAGTTTCCTTGTTCGCACTGGTAGGGGCCGTTGTAAGTATCAAATTAAGGTCAAAAAAAGGATTGTTCGTATTAACATGGATTGCTGTGCTCTTTTTGTTGAGCAAAGCTTACTGGTTTGGCATAAATGTTATATCCTACAGGGTTCTTGTCTACCTCCTTATACCCATGGTAATACTGGGAGGATTCGCTTTAAGCCATATGTATTATCATCTTAAAGATTACAAACGATTCTCCTCGCCCAGATTCAGATCTTCATTTTTGATAGCTGTACTCAGTTTGTCAATGTTCTTTGGAGTTTTAACTGTTACAAATTCAGAGATGGGGGTTTTCTATGCCAAACCCGCATCTGGAAACTTCCAGATAGCTCCTCCAACAACATCCGAGGTTGAACTTGCAGGCTGGTTCAAGTCAAATGGTGTCAAAAACGAATCCATTTTAACAAACAACCTTTACTCTGGAACGCTTGTATCAAGTTATGCAGATATGCCACTGCATTATGGTTTTGAATACTTCAATGGAAGCACCCCTCAATCAGATTTCCAAAAAGAGGGAATAGGTTACATAGTACTGGACAAACGCCTCACCCTTCCATCAAAGAATGGGACCTTTTATCTGCAGAAGGAAAATTCAGAGTTCTATCCAATGTTTTACTACACTGGAGATATCACTTCACACTTGAATGAGATCGTTTCAAGCTTTGCAAAACTTGTGTATCAAAATCAGGACTTCTTGGTTTTCAAAGTGTGAATTTAAGGGGAATAACCTTCAAAATATTTAATTCACATTTTCTTAATCTTAATTTTTTTAATTCACATTTTTTAAAATTTTTTAATGAATCTAATTTGTTTTATAAATGCTTTTAATAAATTTTGTTTGAATAAATTGAATTCAACACACATACAAACCTAAAAGTTACTCCCAAATTTTTCAAAAGAGAAAGTATTTCAGGAATTTATGGGAATATAGATTACGGAAATATATATGGAACTTAGGACTATCTATATAGAGACAATGTAAGTAAGAATGAAACAAAATCCAAACTTACTGTGAGGGTCAGAATGAAAAAGATAAAGATCATAGAAACAGCATACCGAGATGCGCATCAGTCACTCCTTGCAACAAGGATGAGAACCAGGGATATGTTACCAATTGCCGAGAAGATGGATGAAGTTGGATTTTTCTCCCTGGAAGCTTGGGGAGGTGCAACCTTCGACAGCTGTATAAGGTACCTCAACGAGGATCCATGGGAACGCCTGGTTGAGCTTAAGGAAGTCCTGAAAAAGACCCCGATACAGATGCTGCTTCGAGGCCAGAACCTACTGGGTTACAGACACTACCCCGACGACATCGTCAGGAAATTCGTTGAAAAATCCTATGAAAACGGTGTGGATGTCTTCAGGATATTCGATGCACTCAACGACATCAGGAACATGGAACTTGCAATAAAAGTTGCAAAGGAACAGGGCGCCCATGTTCAAGGAACCATAAGTTACACAATAAGCCCATTCCACACAATAGAGAAGTACGTGGAATTTGCAAAGGAACTGGAAGCACTGGAATGTGATTCAATAACCATAAAGGACATGGCAGGATTAATATCACCACACGACACATATGAACTTGTTAAAACTCTTAAAGAAGAAACAGACCTCATGGTGAACCTTCACTGCCACTGTACAAGCGGTATGACTCCAATGAGTTACTATGCAGCCTGTCAAGCAGGTGTTGACCTCCTTGACACTGCAATATCACCACTTGCATGGGGTACATCCCAGCCACCTACAGAGAGCATAGTTGCAGCACTTAAAGGCACTCCATGCGACACAGGCCTTGACCTGAAGCTTTTAAGTGATATAAAGAAGTACTTCGAGGAGATACGTAAGAAGTACAGCGGCTTGATCGATCCAATAACTGAAAGAGTGGATACAGACGTCCTGTTATATCAGATCCCTGGTGGAATGCTTTCAAACCTTGTTTCCCAGCTTAAGGAGCAGAACGCACTGGACAGGTACGAGGATGTGCTTGAAGAAATGCCTCACGTGCGTGAGGAACTTGGATACCCTCCACTGGTAACACCAACAAGCCAGATAGTTGGAATACAGGCAGTTATGAATGTTCTAAGCGGTGAAAGGTACAAAAACGTTTCAAAAGAGGTTAAGGATTACATCAAAGGGTTCTATGGAAAACCTCCAGCCCCAGTCAATCAGGAAATCGCTGAGATGATCATTGGAGATGAGAAACCAATTGACTGCAGACCAGCAGACCTCCTGGAACCTGAACTTGAAAAATTCAGAAAGAAAGGGGAAGAAATGGGTATAATCAAAAAGGAAGAGGATGTTCTAACCTACGCACTTTACCCTGCAGTTGCACCTAAATTCCTGAGAGGTGAAGCAGAAGAGGAGGAAATCCCATCTCCTGAGAAAGTTGCTCCATCTGAAGCCCCTGCACTTCCAACCGAGTACAACGTTGAGGTTGATGGTGAGGTTTTCGATGTGAAGGTTGTGCCAACCGGTTACATGGAGATCGAATCCGTTGGAACCAAGGCACCATCGGGACCTGTTGAAGGCGGAGTCACATGCAGTATGCAGGGAATGATCCTGAAGCTCAAGGTGACAGCAGGTGACAAAGTGAACGAAGGAGATGTTGTGGCAGTCCTTGAAGCCATGAAAATGGAAAACGATATACATGCCCCTCAATCTGGAGTGGTTGAAGAGGTCTTCGTGGACGAGGGAGACACAGTCAACCCTGGAGAAGCTTTAATGGTCATTAAATGACCAAAATACCCTTTTTTTAGATTAAATATTATTATAATTTCTATTTTAAAAATTTATTTAAAAACTCAGTTAATTTCTATTTTAAAAAACTTTTTTGATGTTGATATTTTTTAAAATAGATTATGAGATAAAATTATGAGATAGTATCCATCTTTAGATATCCTTCTAAAAAATTAAAATTATTAGCTTCCTTTCTATTGGTGTAACAACAATTTAGTAAAAAAGAGTTTTATTAAAAGGCGAAATTTTATTGAAAAGGTAAAAAGTAGATGTTATTTATTCCATGTAAAGAGTCTTGTCAGGGATTTTTGCCTCTTTAAATGCCCTTTTACGTCTCATACATGATTCACAGACTCCACAGTGCTCCTCCTGATCCTTGTAGCAGGAGTAACTCATGTACATTGGAGCTCCAATCTTCTCACCAAATTCTACAATCTCCCTCTTACTCATACCAATTACAGGTGCTTCAATTCTTATATCATCAGGGGATCCTATGGCCAAAACCTTGTTGAATGCATCTAAAAATTCTTTTGAGTTATCAGGAAATGTTACAGCTTCTTCAAGGTCCCACCCAACTATTATGATCTCAGCACCCTCTGCCTCTGCAAATGATGTTGCAATTGCTGTGAAAACCACGTTACGTCCAGGTACCCATACTTTACGTGCTGTTTCATCACAGATTTCCTTATCATCCAGTTCATGCTCCTTGATTTCAGGTATCTCCTCCTCTGATGTCAGGGCTGAACCACCCAAGTTTGCAAGCCACGGCAGCTCCAGAACAGTGTGTTTCATGTTTAATTTTTTACATATGGATCTTGCAGCCTTTACCTCCCTCTGGGCACTTCTCTGGCCGTAGTTGAAGGTCAGGGCGTGTATCTCATATTCATCCTTGAAACTGGATGTTGCAACCGTTGAATCCAGACCTCCTGAGAGGACTGCTATTGCCTTTTTCTTTTCTGATACCATTTTAAACACTTTTTGAGTTTAATTTATATTATCTCATTTTTCAGTTTAATTCGTTGAAACGTTTAATTCTTTAAAATCATCATTTAATTTTTACAGGAAGATGAAAATAAATTAATAGGATTCACTGATTATTCTAAAATTATATTCAGACATTTTAAGAGGATTTTCTGTTCTTGAAAGCATCTTCTGCCATTGCCATAACATCCTTAACTGGAATTCCAGTTTCTTTTGATACTTTTTTTGCATCTTCGTACTCAGTTTTACTGCTTACAATGTCTTCTCCAATCAAACCAACTTTAATCCTTATGGTCTTCTCCATACCATTGACATCAACTTCAACAGGCACTATTTTCCTTGAAACCGTACTTCGATGACTGTAAGGCAAAAATCTAACACCTAATGTTCCTGTTTCTCTTATAATAGTTTCCGCAACATTTTCAGAATCCTCAGGTGTGGTTATGACCCTTAGAAGATGACCTGGCCTGTTCTTCTTGGTCAATGTGGGTATTATGGTAACATCCCTTGCTCCTTTCTCCATCAACCTATCAAATGTGTGGCCCAGAACCTCTCCCGTAACGTTGTCCAGGTTGGTTTCAAGTACATGAACCTTGTCCATTGGAACGTGCGAATCACCCCTCACAATCCTTAAAACGTTTGGAATAGACAGTTCATATTTTCCAGCACCGTATCCCACGGTTTTGTTCGTTACCAAAGGATAAAACTTGCAGAATTCATCAACCATGTTCACGAGTAGGGCTGCACCAGTGGGGGTTGCAAGCTCCTTTTCAACAGGCCCTCCGAAGGTTGGAACGTTCCTCAGGATCTCGAGGGTTGCAGGTGCTGGAACACTGAGTTTACCGTGCATACTGTTTATCCTGCCCCCTCCAAGGGCCACTGGCATCCCATAAACCCTTTGTTCGTTGAATCCCAGTTTGAAAAATGCGTAGGCTGCACCCACAACATCTGCAACTGCATCTGCAGCTCCAACTTCATGGAAGTGCACTTCATCTATTGTTGTGCCGTGGACCTTTGACTCTGCCTCTGCAATGGTTTTAAAAACTTTTTTAACAAAATCTGTGACTTCTGATGAAACAATCGGGTGTTTGATACTTTCAAAACCTTTGAGGAGTTCTTTGTAGGTTACAGAACCTTTATCATTACATTTAACATCCGCGTAGGTTGCGAATATCCCTGATTTTTTAACATGAGATATTTCAACCTTTACATCCCCAAAGTGTGATGCATAATGTTCCATGACACTTATGAGATCTTCATGATCCACTCCAAGGGATGCTAAAGCTCCAACCATCATGTTTCCAGATATTCCAGAGTTTTGGGGGTCTATGATAACTACCATGGTATCACTGCAATTTTCTATTCATTCCAAGTTTCGATACATAATTTACAGTAGAACTGTTAATTTACAACAATATTCTATTGAAAAAAATATTGTTTTCTGAAGTTTAAATAGGTATCAATATAAAAGAAACCCCAAATAAAATCCAAAATTAAAGAAAAAAATAATTTAAAAGAAATAATATAAAACGAAACCTATTTCTCAGATAACCTGAAAATAGGGTAAAGATAAAAATAAAAACTGAATTATTAGTGAAGTATTAGTTATTTAAAAGAAATTAGGTGATTTGATAATGGACTGGAAATCTGTGGCTGTTTTTATAATATTTGCAGTGGTATTTTACTTTATAGTATCCTTCCTGCTGCACTAAGGTATTAGAAACCTTAGATTATAAACCTTAGAAATTTTTATATTTTCACTGCGCTTTACTTGTTTTTTCACTTTTTAGGGAGGTTTACCATGTGGAATGTGTAGTAACGGGCAAAGCCACAGTCCCTGCAGCGTATCTCCATGGTGTACTCGTCAACTGTTATGTCATGGATGGTTGCATCACCGCAGTTGTAGCACTTGGCGGATTTTTCAAGCTTCCACGCTTTAACTGTCATTTTCCACCCTCCGATTTACCTGGTACTTCCACCGTTTTCAGAGTGTAGTACCTTGCGGCACCACAGTTGGTGCACCATATTTTGCCTTTGTTCATGTCTATACGAATTCTTTGCACGGCATTTTCACCGCAGTAAAAGCAGGGCACTTCCTTTTCAAGTAACCATGTTTCAGCCCTATCTTCCTTGGCTTCATGTTTTCCGTTGCTCACGATTATTTTGCGTATTGGCACTTCAAGTATGGTGTACTTCTCCCCTTTAAGGGCTTCCTCAACAGATTCTATAATTCCATCAACCCTCTCCTCATCCACAACACTGCATATGAGAACTGCATCTGTTGCATAATCCCTTATCATACCTATGGCTGATTTTGGATCCTCCTTTATTGAAAATCCCTTCCAATCCTGGGGAGACATTCCCTTGTACTCTAAAATGTAAAATCCGGTTATCCCTGCATCTGTAAGGGCATTCATGGCTTTTCCCAGGTTTTCAATCTCAACAAAGACTCTAAGATGAACCTTCATAAAACCACCTACTATATATTCATTATATTCATCATATTATTATAATGTGTTGGTGATGAAATGAAAAAAATCTGCATAAAAGATGCAAAGGTCCTAGAAGACCATGAAAAGCTTATAATTCAAAGAGAAGAGGGATTTCTTGCAGTTGGAACACCATATGTTGGTGGGGGCATCCTAGAGGTTAAAAATATCGTTAATCAGTCCAGTTGCAGTGAAATCCCTGAGGGATCAGGATCTCACCTTTCCAAATCAGAAGACAGAACTGGAACAAGCCAAATTTCAGATGATCTTCATGTTTCAGATGATGCCATGGTACTTGTGAATCCCTCGGATGGAGTTTCAGTGACCATCAACGCGGGCAATGTTACAACGGTTTTAACTGGAGATTACCTGAAATATTTCTCCAACGATGCTGATTACCTCTGGATGAACATCATGGTGTTTGTGGATGAGTACCTTAATGAAGAAACCCTTTTAGAACTATTCAAAACAGTTTCAGATGCTAAATTTGCAGGCCTATGGGATATGGGGCTTTTGAACCATTTTTCCTTCGATCCCATGAACTGCGGTGATTCAGTGGTCCTTGCATGCAAGGGCAGGGGCACCACACCTGAGGATAGATTGATCGAAACCATTGAAAACACTGGCGAATGTGTAAGGAAGGCTGTGGCTGAGCTTCTGAAGATCTGCGGATTTCCAAAGGATGTTCTGGGTTTCATGGAGGATGTTGGAGTCACAGTGGAAAACCTCACAGATGCAGGTATGGAACTCGTTGTTGGCGTTGAAAAAACCGATGAAATCCGGGAGAAACTCAGGATGCAGATAATCAAATCACTCCAGGATCTGAACGTGGTCTCGTTCATAATAGCAGGGATACGACTTGAAGAGGACTACGAGAAACACCGCGTCCGTGGTGTGAATGTGGATGATGATCCTGCCTACCTTTACTCAGATGAGGTCTTTGGAATGTCAGTTGCAAATCAGATAGCAGGTACAAAGGCTATTTTCAACTTCAAAAGATATGACGAGGCTAAACCTGGAATAATAAGTCATCTTGGCCCGGTTCTGGATGATATTTTTGCAGGGCTTGTTGCAGGATGCATGTCCAAGATATTTGAGGAATAGTACCATAGATCTCTTAAAACCGCTTAGATTAAATTTAAGTAAAGCCAGCTGGATTTTGCAATGAAACAATTCAATAACCAGTTCAGCCAAACTGTATTTGAGAATGAGTGATTATTTGTTTTGGCTGATTTACTTGATATTCAAATATAAAAATTTTATAATTACAATAACTGAATAATAATTAAAATAAGAGTAAATTTCAATGAAAAAATGAATTTGAGGTTCACAATTGCAAGATAACGATGAAAACAACAGTATCAACAACTCCAGTGCTGGAGGTTTGAGGGGTATTGCAGGCCTTGTATCCTTTTCCACCATACTCCCCCTTAATATTCACACAAGCATCGAGGAAATGGCTAGGTTCACATGGTTCTGGCCGGTGATTGGAGGTTTCATTGGAATACTTGCAGGGGCCTTTGGATTCTTCCTCCTGAACATGGTACAGATACCCCAAATCATTGCAGCCGCACTGATATACAGTTTCATGATATGGTTCAATGGATTCCACCACCTGGACGGCCTCATGGACTTTGGAGATGGGATGATGGTCCATGGAACCCC is a genomic window of Methanobacterium congolense containing:
- a CDS encoding phosphatidylglycerophosphatase A; the protein is MKKICIKDAKVLEDHEKLIIQREEGFLAVGTPYVGGGILEVKNIVNQSSCSEIPEGSGSHLSKSEDRTGTSQISDDLHVSDDAMVLVNPSDGVSVTINAGNVTTVLTGDYLKYFSNDADYLWMNIMVFVDEYLNEETLLELFKTVSDAKFAGLWDMGLLNHFSFDPMNCGDSVVLACKGRGTTPEDRLIETIENTGECVRKAVAELLKICGFPKDVLGFMEDVGVTVENLTDAGMELVVGVEKTDEIREKLRMQIIKSLQDLNVVSFIIAGIRLEEDYEKHRVRGVNVDDDPAYLYSDEVFGMSVANQIAGTKAIFNFKRYDEAKPGIISHLGPVLDDIFAGLVAGCMSKIFEE
- a CDS encoding nitrogenase subunit alpha is translated as MPYKLFDVDKDIPERKKHTYVKDNADPTEDIPACNTKTVPGCMTERGCAFAGVKGVITGAIKDVAHVVHSPVGCTFYGYGSKRYPTSQDMPDGSKFPIENFNLKYIVGTNLTESDVVFGGMKKLRQTILETAKEFPEANAIYTYSTCTVGLIGDDMDAVAKELSEELGKDVVAFNAPGFSGPTQSKGHHVANHTLFDNLVGTREPLETTPYDVNLIGEYNIDGDLWVIKSYFDEMGIRILSSFSGDSTHDEICWMHRAKLSLVRCQRSATYIADLIEQKYGVPYMKVDFFGPRYCAENLRAVGKYFGLEDKAEKVIESRMKDIKPQLEFYKEKLKGKKVWVFSGGPKNWHFPRPLEEELGMEVIAVSTMFEHEDGYEKIKERVDEGTIIFDDPNSLEMEEIIEKYKPDLMLSGIKEKYLAHKMGVPCILIHSYENGPYIGFEGFLNLTKDIYAAVYNPVWNMLEFEYETEGGIEEMSMEETEEEVAK
- a CDS encoding P-II family nitrogen regulator, encoding MKMVRAILRPDKIDEVVETLAESGYVALTKMDVIGRGKQKGIQLDKIYYDELPKVLLMLVAEDEGIPEIIEKINESAFTGNFGDGKIFVSDVESAYTVRTRSEGL
- the nifH gene encoding nitrogenase iron protein; the encoded protein is MVRKIAIYGKGGIGKSTTTQNTASAMAHFHNKKVMIHGCDPKADSTRMILGGKMQTTMMDTLREEGEEACMDLDNIMSTGFEGIKCVESGGPEPGVGCAGRGVITAITIMEQQKVYDDNDFVFFDVLGDVVCGGFAMPIRDGKAEEIYVVASGEMMALYAANNLCKGMVKYANQSGVRLGGIICNSRNVDGEVELMKEFCKRIGTQMIHFVPRDNIVQKAEFNKRTVVEFDSECNQAHEYETLAAKIINNDKFVIPKPMSMDELEELVLDYGLVD
- a CDS encoding MJ1244 family protein, whose protein sequence is MKVHLRVFVEIENLGKAMNALTDAGITGFYILEYKGMSPQDWKGFSIKEDPKSAIGMIRDYATDAVLICSVVDEERVDGIIESVEEALKGEKYTILEVPIRKIIVSNGKHEAKEDRAETWLLEKEVPCFYCGENAVQRIRIDMNKGKIWCTNCGAARYYTLKTVEVPGKSEGGK
- the queC gene encoding 7-cyano-7-deazaguanine synthase QueC, whose protein sequence is MVSEKKKAIAVLSGGLDSTVATSSFKDEYEIHALTFNYGQRSAQREVKAARSICKKLNMKHTVLELPWLANLGGSALTSEEEIPEIKEHELDDKEICDETARKVWVPGRNVVFTAIATSFAEAEGAEIIIVGWDLEEAVTFPDNSKEFLDAFNKVLAIGSPDDIRIEAPVIGMSKREIVEFGEKIGAPMYMSYSCYKDQEEHCGVCESCMRRKRAFKEAKIPDKTLYME
- a CDS encoding glycosyltransferase family 39 protein, with amino-acid sequence MKFGRKNFKGKLILIPALAAFLLALIPTITHNWPLSWDILYHVQYAKIYAQQGFTLTDPLLNAPTGQTIGYPPLFHLLLAALGTVLKVDYFQIARFMQPIIAMSIVLSVSYVAKKIYGEVAGLSAGFLLVSSYMLTRLVLPIPENLALIFLPLSVYFYYISITEKTLKYAVISGILFILVCLSHQAAILCLILVIIAFTLLEIILSRKITVLKNFGAFLSVGIILGIIGLIMLLILKPELLNSIIQNGTQAIGFGTKLNYNKTFSGIGYLSHLGALVSLFALVGAVVSIKLRSKKGLFVLTWIAVLFLLSKAYWFGINVISYRVLVYLLIPMVILGGFALSHMYYHLKDYKRFSSPRFRSSFLIAVLSLSMFFGVLTVTNSEMGVFYAKPASGNFQIAPPTTSEVELAGWFKSNGVKNESILTNNLYSGTLVSSYADMPLHYGFEYFNGSTPQSDFQKEGIGYIVLDKRLTLPSKNGTFYLQKENSEFYPMFYYTGDITSHLNEIVSSFAKLVYQNQDFLVFKV
- a CDS encoding P-II family nitrogen regulator — encoded protein: MKEIIAIIRPKKMAQTKNVLETLGFPAMTARRVMGRGKQRAIIGEVSFDIQEPELLEEKGSMSYIPKRMISLVVPDEDASLVVEVIMRVNHTGQIGDGKIFVCPIRDAVRVRTDERGESAIA
- the oadA gene encoding sodium-extruding oxaloacetate decarboxylase subunit alpha; the encoded protein is MKKIKIIETAYRDAHQSLLATRMRTRDMLPIAEKMDEVGFFSLEAWGGATFDSCIRYLNEDPWERLVELKEVLKKTPIQMLLRGQNLLGYRHYPDDIVRKFVEKSYENGVDVFRIFDALNDIRNMELAIKVAKEQGAHVQGTISYTISPFHTIEKYVEFAKELEALECDSITIKDMAGLISPHDTYELVKTLKEETDLMVNLHCHCTSGMTPMSYYAACQAGVDLLDTAISPLAWGTSQPPTESIVAALKGTPCDTGLDLKLLSDIKKYFEEIRKKYSGLIDPITERVDTDVLLYQIPGGMLSNLVSQLKEQNALDRYEDVLEEMPHVREELGYPPLVTPTSQIVGIQAVMNVLSGERYKNVSKEVKDYIKGFYGKPPAPVNQEIAEMIIGDEKPIDCRPADLLEPELEKFRKKGEEMGIIKKEEDVLTYALYPAVAPKFLRGEAEEEEIPSPEKVAPSEAPALPTEYNVEVDGEVFDVKVVPTGYMEIESVGTKAPSGPVEGGVTCSMQGMILKLKVTAGDKVNEGDVVAVLEAMKMENDIHAPQSGVVEEVFVDEGDTVNPGEALMVIK
- the larC gene encoding nickel pincer cofactor biosynthesis protein LarC — its product is MVVIIDPQNSGISGNMMVGALASLGVDHEDLISVMEHYASHFGDVKVEISHVKKSGIFATYADVKCNDKGSVTYKELLKGFESIKHPIVSSEVTDFVKKVFKTIAEAESKVHGTTIDEVHFHEVGAADAVADVVGAAYAFFKLGFNEQRVYGMPVALGGGRINSMHGKLSVPAPATLEILRNVPTFGGPVEKELATPTGAALLVNMVDEFCKFYPLVTNKTVGYGAGKYELSIPNVLRIVRGDSHVPMDKVHVLETNLDNVTGEVLGHTFDRLMEKGARDVTIIPTLTKKNRPGHLLRVITTPEDSENVAETIIRETGTLGVRFLPYSHRSTVSRKIVPVEVDVNGMEKTIRIKVGLIGEDIVSSKTEYEDAKKVSKETGIPVKDVMAMAEDAFKNRKSS